A stretch of Porites lutea chromosome 5, jaPorLute2.1, whole genome shotgun sequence DNA encodes these proteins:
- the LOC140936309 gene encoding cyclin-Q-like isoform X1 produces MNDCPSLKEKFRTTKFILEAGHRLKLPPVACASACVLYHRFLKLCQEGDYKLYDGTLVGTTALYLASKTEEFPCKLRDVINVSYRVLHRDKAPLEVGSLYWELRDSVVNCELMMLRILQFHVAFNNPHKYLLHYLKSLDDWLGDESSNSISQLSWSFLHDSFHTTLSLQFKPSLIAVSMIYFSLKCLGITVPSQGAQHTWWKAMCPDSTEQEIQATISNMMEFYSQENVVAE; encoded by the exons ATGAATGATTGTCCttcattaaaagagaaatttagGACAACAAAGTTTATCTTGGAGGCAG GTCACAGACTCAAGCTTCCCCCTGTGGCCTGTGCTTCTGCATGTGTACTTTATCATCGTTTCTTAAAATTGTGTCAGGAAGGTGACTACAAGTTGTATGATGGAACT CTTGTTGGAACAACTGCATTGTATCTTGCATCAAAAACAGAAGAATTTCCTTGTAAACTTCGAGATGTCATAAATGTTTCCTACAG GGTGTTGCATAGGGATAAAGCACCGTTGGAAGTAGGGTCTTTGTACTGGGAATTACGTGACAGTGTCGTTAACTGTGAGCTGATGATGTTAAGAATTCTTCAATTTCATGTGGCATTCAACAATCCACATAAG TATCTTCTCCATTATCTTAAGTCCCTTGATGACTGGCTTGGAGATGAATCATCAAATTCTATCAGCCAGTTGAGCTGGAGTTTTCTGCACGACAGTTTCCACACTACGCTATCACTCCAGTTTAAGCCATCTCTGATTGCAGTCTCCATGATCTATTTTTCTCTGAAGTGTCTTGGTATAACTGTTCCATCTCAGGGAGCTCAACATACTTGGTGGAAG GCAATGTGCCCAGACAGTACGGAGCAAGAAATCCAAGCAACAATTAGTAACATGATGGAATTCTATTCGCAAGAAAATGTCGTTGCGGAATAA
- the LOC140936309 gene encoding cyclin-Q-like isoform X2: MWNTIPLLLSRWVWSLILVSCRTCDVKQCHLVGTTALYLASKTEEFPCKLRDVINVSYRVLHRDKAPLEVGSLYWELRDSVVNCELMMLRILQFHVAFNNPHKYLLHYLKSLDDWLGDESSNSISQLSWSFLHDSFHTTLSLQFKPSLIAVSMIYFSLKCLGITVPSQGAQHTWWKAMCPDSTEQEIQATISNMMEFYSQENVVAE; encoded by the exons ATGTGGAACACCATACCACTTCTCTTATCCAGATGGGTGTGGTCTTTGATTTTAGTGAGCTGCAGGACTTGTGATGTAAAGCAATGCCAT CTTGTTGGAACAACTGCATTGTATCTTGCATCAAAAACAGAAGAATTTCCTTGTAAACTTCGAGATGTCATAAATGTTTCCTACAG GGTGTTGCATAGGGATAAAGCACCGTTGGAAGTAGGGTCTTTGTACTGGGAATTACGTGACAGTGTCGTTAACTGTGAGCTGATGATGTTAAGAATTCTTCAATTTCATGTGGCATTCAACAATCCACATAAG TATCTTCTCCATTATCTTAAGTCCCTTGATGACTGGCTTGGAGATGAATCATCAAATTCTATCAGCCAGTTGAGCTGGAGTTTTCTGCACGACAGTTTCCACACTACGCTATCACTCCAGTTTAAGCCATCTCTGATTGCAGTCTCCATGATCTATTTTTCTCTGAAGTGTCTTGGTATAACTGTTCCATCTCAGGGAGCTCAACATACTTGGTGGAAG GCAATGTGCCCAGACAGTACGGAGCAAGAAATCCAAGCAACAATTAGTAACATGATGGAATTCTATTCGCAAGAAAATGTCGTTGCGGAATAA